The proteins below are encoded in one region of Bremerella sp. P1:
- the mgtE gene encoding magnesium transporter: MINTLYLPELREMLVEHDSDGLREFCTALHPARTAEFMEGLSPEEAWGVLDHADLNLQGEILSYFDHHRQAEMLEARPPESVAPVVATMSADDQVDLLGEVQEETAEQILACFSVDDRRDVLRLSNYEEGTAGAIMTTEMARLSENLTAREALRELTDQAENLETIYYLYVVDDFGSLHGVVSTRDIVSALSKPQMHLSEIMETEVIHANVLDDQEDVLRKMADYDLLAIPVVDEELRLVGIITHDDILDVVVEEAAEDAYRAAAVEPLEETYLRTSVLTLSRKRGVWLAVLFVGAFLTTFALEQFEADLARIPWLVIFIPLVISTGGNSGNQSATLVITALNKGEASVRDWWIIMRRELAMGLILGLIMAFMGMLLALFKSPTPYSALVVPATLVLVVIAGTLIGSMLPLLFKKIGLDPALMSNPFVAGLIDLFGIVIYLKVALLLLE, from the coding sequence ATGATCAACACCCTGTACCTGCCGGAACTTCGCGAGATGCTGGTCGAACACGACTCGGACGGACTCCGCGAGTTCTGTACGGCCCTGCATCCGGCGCGCACAGCCGAATTCATGGAAGGTCTGTCCCCAGAAGAGGCCTGGGGAGTGCTCGATCATGCCGATCTGAACTTGCAGGGTGAGATCCTCTCGTACTTCGACCACCACCGACAAGCGGAAATGCTTGAGGCACGGCCTCCTGAATCGGTCGCCCCGGTGGTTGCCACAATGTCGGCGGACGACCAGGTCGACCTCCTGGGTGAGGTTCAAGAGGAAACGGCCGAGCAGATCCTGGCTTGTTTTTCCGTCGACGATCGCCGCGATGTGCTCCGTCTTTCGAATTACGAAGAGGGAACCGCTGGTGCCATCATGACGACGGAGATGGCCCGCTTGAGCGAAAACCTCACGGCCCGCGAAGCCCTGAGGGAACTGACCGACCAGGCCGAGAACTTGGAGACAATCTATTACTTGTACGTCGTCGATGACTTCGGGAGTTTGCATGGCGTCGTTTCGACGCGTGATATTGTGTCGGCGCTAAGCAAGCCACAAATGCATTTAAGCGAGATCATGGAGACCGAGGTCATTCACGCCAACGTGCTGGACGACCAGGAAGACGTTCTCCGCAAGATGGCCGACTATGACCTTCTCGCGATTCCCGTGGTCGATGAAGAGCTTCGGCTGGTCGGCATTATTACGCATGACGATATTCTCGACGTGGTCGTTGAAGAAGCCGCCGAAGACGCCTACCGCGCGGCGGCGGTCGAGCCCCTGGAAGAGACCTACCTACGAACGTCTGTACTGACGCTCAGCCGAAAACGGGGCGTCTGGCTCGCCGTGCTGTTCGTGGGAGCCTTCCTCACGACATTCGCCTTAGAACAGTTTGAAGCGGACCTGGCACGAATCCCGTGGCTGGTCATCTTCATTCCACTGGTCATCTCGACGGGCGGGAATTCAGGCAACCAGTCGGCTACGCTCGTGATTACGGCCCTGAACAAGGGAGAAGCCAGCGTTCGTGACTGGTGGATCATCATGCGCCGCGAATTGGCGATGGGCCTGATCTTAGGATTGATCATGGCATTTATGGGGATGCTACTGGCACTCTTTAAATCCCCAACACCCTATTCTGCGCTGGTGGTGCCAGCGACGCTGGTTTTGGTGGTGATAGCCGGAACTTTAATCGGTTCGATGCTGCCCTTGTTGTTCAAGAAGATTGGGCTCGATCCGGCTTTGATGAGCAACCCGTTTGTGGCCGGGCTGATCGACCTCTTCGGTATTGTGATTTACCTGAAGGTCGCACTCTTACTGCTCGAGTAG